TCATGTGTGCTGAATCCGTTCTGTCCGAGCATCCAAGGATGATCACCGGTTCTGTGGTCGATGTCCTGTGGACGCTGGCTCCGCCGAACTCAGGGCACGGCTGCGGTTTCATGGAGCCCGTGGTTGTCGGTTTCTGCACCGATGGCGCTATTCCTCAATGCCGGTCTGGTTCAGCCAGCCTGCGATGTTGTTGGTGATGATGGGGACGTTGGGATGAGCAGGGTCTACGAGGCGCCGTGTGTCGGCAAGCATCCGGGTGAGGATGCGGACTGCTTCCCTGGGCTGGCCCGCGCGTCCGCGCCACATGGCGAGCTTGTCGAGTACCGACAGTGTGGCGAGGTGGTCAGGGCCGAGGTGGCGTTCGATGTGGGTCAGCAGGGCCTGGTAGGTGTCGCTTGCCGCCTGTGCGTCGCCAGTTGCGCCCTGCCAGTGGCCGAGCGTCTCGAAGGTCGCCAGGACATGGGGGTGGCTTGGACCCAGGATGCGCTTCTGATCAGGGAGGAGCTCTTGGAGCGCGGCGATGGCTGCCTGGGGTGCTCCTGCAAAGCCGCGCATGACGGCGAGGCTGTGACGGGTGCTGAGAGTGCCGGAGTCTTCTGGCGCGAGATGGTGTCGCTGGTCACGGAGGACGTCCTCCAGCGCTTGTACAGCTTTCTGTGGCTTTCCTGCCCAGCCCAGACACAAGGCGTGGTTCTGGCGGGAGCTGAATGTGTCGGGGTGGTAAGGGCCGAGGGCTCGGGTTCTATCGGCAATGACGGCGGCGAGGTCTTCGGCCGCGGCGACGGGATCGATTCTTGCCTGCAGATAGGCGAGGTTATGGCGCGATGCGAGCAGCTCGGGATGGTCCGGGCCCAGGACTTCACCCATGTCGAGGATCAGCGCCTGATACCCGGCGGTGGCTTTGTCTGTCTCGCCCGCTGCTCCCTGCCAACGGGCAAGGCTTTGCCGGGCGCTCAGGGTGCGCAGGTGCCGGGGCCCGAGCGCTCGTGTCTGGTCGGGTAGTAGCGCTTCGAGCAAGCTGACGGCCTCGGCTGTGTTGCCTGACTCGCCCTGCCACCGGGCCAGGTTGTGGCGGGCGGTCAGGGTGCCTTCGGTATCGGCACCGAACTCCTCTTCCATGACTGGAATCAGCTCGCTGTACGCGGCAGTGGCCCCCGCTGCGTCACCCGCGACGCCCTTCCAATAAGCAAGGTTGTGGAGAGTTGCGAGTATCGCCCCACGGTCCGCTCCATTGCGCCGCCGGACAGCGAGAATCTCTGTGAGGGCGGCGATGGTGCCGTGTGTGTCGCCTGTCTCACTCCGTTCGACTGCAAGGTTGTGACGAATCACGAGTGTCTCGGGTGCCTCGTAGCCGAACAACCGGATGTGGTCCGCCTCAAGACCTTCCAAGGTCTGGACTGCGCTGGCATGATCTCCGGCTCGGCTTTGCCAGCTGGACAGCTCGCTGCGGGCAAAAAGGGTGTGCCGGTGGTCGGCTCCAAGGTGCTGGTGGGCGAGGGAGCGGAGCGCGTCGAAATGGGCGCGCGCCCAGGAGATGTCGCCGGATTCACCTGCACTCGTACCCAGCCGGAAGAGGAGGGTGTACGCGGTGTCGTCCTGCCACAGGGGGTGGCTCTCGCCGTCCTGATCGTGGGTGGCCAGCGAACGGGCGCTGGCCCGCAGCCGCTGTGCGGAGTCCTGGTAGTGGGCAGTGTCGGGCCAGATGTCAAGCAAGGCGTGGGCAGCCGCCGGCAGGACGGCGTTCCTGCGCTGCCTCCGGATGTCGGGCGATGAACCAGGAGGTTCTTGCTCACGCACGGCACGCTGGATGAGCTGGTGCACACGGACCAG
The nucleotide sequence above comes from Streptomyces sp. NBC_01716. Encoded proteins:
- a CDS encoding tetratricopeptide repeat protein, translated to MVDVPAAASRLAEELRASRQVSGLSFGQIIQQGKRQSPPVVLTKSTLSAWFNAQSVPRAGHPFSFLTELLESRAGSRPGPRSRARWEILRQAAEQSRITARRDSAASKPRMQKQHGDKPRSARPLRIGLVPATADLLVERTHREALTRALDGPWDSDVGDAVGAAVMGRVITGTGGVGKTCLAADYCRRAAEGADGEVDVLMWVTANTTPAVTAAYARAARELELVPSSENTESAAEQFLNWLRVTDRNWLIVLDDVHSPGALEGLWAPRGTAGRGRVIVTARSRERDLVTASGHPLLSVGVFTPEESLTHLRNTLQRAVPAGADAELAGLADDLGHLPLALSRAAAYLDYNASCSIARYRRLLADRRLTLERLIPAVRGSATRSSLAALWDISVDQADQHTGMLARPMLELAAVLDGATGIPTPLFTSDAARDWLTERSRADRPVDEFDAEHTLATLHRLHLIDHTPGEGCDDAWLVRVHQLIQRAVREQEPPGSSPDIRRQRRNAVLPAAAHALLDIWPDTAHYQDSAQRLRASARSLATHDQDGESHPLWQDDTAYTLLFRLGTSAGESGDISWARAHFDALRSLAHQHLGADHRHTLFARSELSSWQSRAGDHASAVQTLEGLEADHIRLFGYEAPETLVIRHNLAVERSETGDTHGTIAALTEILAVRRRNGADRGAILATLHNLAYWKGVAGDAAGATAAYSELIPVMEEEFGADTEGTLTARHNLARWQGESGNTAEAVSLLEALLPDQTRALGPRHLRTLSARQSLARWQGAAGETDKATAGYQALILDMGEVLGPDHPELLASRHNLAYLQARIDPVAAAEDLAAVIADRTRALGPYHPDTFSSRQNHALCLGWAGKPQKAVQALEDVLRDQRHHLAPEDSGTLSTRHSLAVMRGFAGAPQAAIAALQELLPDQKRILGPSHPHVLATFETLGHWQGATGDAQAASDTYQALLTHIERHLGPDHLATLSVLDKLAMWRGRAGQPREAVRILTRMLADTRRLVDPAHPNVPIITNNIAGWLNQTGIEE